In Lolium rigidum isolate FL_2022 chromosome 7, APGP_CSIRO_Lrig_0.1, whole genome shotgun sequence, the DNA window ttcgaggcggaaaccgggccttacacaaaggttggggcacacatccacaacttaattggaggctcccaacaaatcaccacaaaggtctagaatccgtctagggttccaagaacccaagagtaacaactttcttgctttcacctccacgaatcaccgtggagaactcaaaccgatgcaccaaatacaatggcaagaacaccacaaagatgctcaagtccttctctctcaaattccaacaaagctacaaaagctattgggggaataagagaggaagaacaaaggaattcacaaagaacaccaagatcaagatctagagagttccactcacaaagagatggatttgattggtagaaatatagatctagatctcctcttccttttccctcaaatggattcaagaatcattggaggagtagagggatgtggcaagctctcaaggtcaacaatggtggagagcaaaaggaggaagaagaagtggggagaaagaggaggaagaagggcttaaataggggtgttagatttctgcccgttggggccaaaatcgcaGAACAGgcaggcagtgccggccttgagccaccggcagtgccggcgtggccggcagtgccggccttgttccaccggcagtgcaggggtggccggcagtgccggccttggccACCGGCAGAGCCggggtgctcccggcggcagtgccggggtgttcccggcggcagttccggccccccagtttttgcccaaacacccgatacgaaaaccttaataacttttgcatccggactccgatttcgatgatcttaggctcgttgaaatcacaacaacgagctctacaacaatatgcatagaaacatcatagtacagcaaagtaggatagaagcaaatggataaaggttttacctatctataaacagcaaaccggtaaaacctccaatatggaaaatgcaacaacttgagttaggaaactcggatttaggtgaaaccaattttgttgtaaataagatgacaagagctaccccacaaagagtgaaaagcttaagaacaagtggggtaggtttttctatgtattttagagtgaaacctctcaatacgagaaaccgagaaaaactccaatatcgaaaacgcaacaagtgattcatgcggaatccgttttcgatgaactagagcttgtcatgagaataagcacaagctctaaaacaccatatggataagatccaaataacaaccaagaaagatgatgcaaggatgcaaaggtttgagctctccgaaggatacgatcgagttactcactcgagagccctcttgatagtacgacaactaaactataaaccggtctccaactacaccatgagaccggtgagaaagaaaccctatcaagagcaaaccttaaccttgagcattccacttgagtttgatgatgacgatcttgaccgcaacaagatgtaacacctttcttgattgtgcttgcttgacgaagtcttgtggattgctcccccataatccaccatgggagagcttcttcttcggtgcaacttaaacttgcacttcatttcttcatggcaagcttcaagcttatgatctcttcgagttggctcatcttgaacttgcacttcatttcttcatgttgatgtcttgaagtaacttgagggctcacttcatcttcatcttcaagacatacttgacacttgatatccttcatcaatttcttcttattgcaaccttgaagccaacacatggttcaagcattgcctatggacaacacctacaaatataactcaatgcaaacattagtccatagggattgtcattaattaccaaaccacacatgggggctccatgcactttcaagggGGAATTTAGACCCGCGCCGGCCCATCTTTCCCACCTGTTCGGGTCCAGCCTAACCATCAGCGTCCACGTAGGCAAAACCACCGTCCAATACTGCTCCCACCACTCTCAGGTGGTCAATTAACCGGTTTTGGTTAGTTTAGGGGGTTAAGTGCCCCAGTTTGGACTTGGGGGGATGCTGCGCCCGAACCTTGATAGTTCTGGGGGTCATATGGACTTTTTTCTTTCTAAAAGCATGAAAATTGCGTGAACTTTATTATCCATAACATGATCACCATCATTGTTGAGAGAGAAATATTGATTGAACCAGTGAACCTAAATCCATTGTTAACTAAGAAGTTAAAAACTTTGTCTTGTCAATATAGATAATTTGGACATTTGTGAGAACCTCACAACCTTTACTTTATTTCTATAGAACTTGAAAACAAACCATCACCCTTTGCATGTTCAATTTGTTTAGTGCATACATAACTATAATTGTGACACTCTAGTTTGAAAGAATACATTGTTTTATCTTCTTTCCCCCTCGGTTTGATACCCCATACTTCCACATTGAGAGGTGCTACATCGATTCGCCGCACTTGGGGTATATCAAGCGTGCTTGTAAAATCTCAGTGGGTCACAACCCATCAACGGAGGAAAAGAAAATGATGGAGAGAATCAATGAGGTACTCTTACAGGAAGAAATATGGATTAATCAAAGGTTCAAGGTTAATTAGCTTAATCCGATGATCGCAACACAGATTATTTCCATGCTTATGCATCACAACAAAATAGGATTAATTCAATAATTTCTCTTCAAAGGGAAGATGGCTCTTGTTGTGATAATGTTGATGATGTTCAAAAAAATTACTCTAAATTGTATACATCTAAAGGTATTCTGAATTATTATGCCCTCTTAAACCTTGTTGGCGAAAAGGTTTCTCAAGAGGACAGAACCTTGCTTCAAGAGGAGTGGATGGTTTCACTACTGGTTTCTATGAGTGGCACTGGGACCTTCTAGGCAATGATTGTGTGACAGTGTGAGGCCATTCTTGGATTTCTTAATGGGGAGACatgccagagaaattgaatgataCGGCTATCACTCTTATCCCTCAGTCAATTAAACAATATAGACCGATCTCTTTATGAGATTATCTATATAAGATAGGTACAAAGGCTTTTGCAAACAAAATGAGACAAGTGTTGGAGGATAGAATCAACCAAGAACAAAGTGCCTTTGTACTTGGACGTCTAATAAACGATAATGCCTTAGTGGCTTTCTTTTTTTTGCGGAAAAATGAGTTGATAATATTAAATCATAGTTCTTATAGAAAGATCCAACACGAAGAGCAAAATTACAAGTCCATCCATTTAAAACCCGTCTTTATCAACGCCGAGCGAGACATGTCGATGGTGCGCCGCCGCTGCACCTCCCTTTGAACTTGGATCGGAGGTGGCCCTCTGCATACGGGAAGTCATCGAACCTCGAACTCTGAAGAGCCTCCACCTTGCACCATAATCTCCAAGGCCGTGGTCAACATCACCAACGCCTTCAAGATCTTCAACACCCGGATCGGCTGCCTCTCGGACTCCGGTGAGGGACAAACGCGCTCCACCGCTCCAGAGAGTCGTGAgcacgaagaggccgacagaacCGCGACAGAACTCCACCGAGCACCACCAACAAAGAAGAGGAACGCCGACCACAAAAGCGACTCCGGCCACGCCACCGACTAGCAGCCAACCTAATCCTATGCTATGTACACGCCATGATCCGTCGATTCCCCGTCCTCACGCCGCCTGAGGGCAAGGAATCGAGCGGATCGACGGTGACGAGGTGGATAGAGCAGGGGGAGGGGGTTCACAAACTCTCATTTCTCTACTGTAGACGGGGAAAGGTGAGGACCAAGGTTTTCTAATGCCTTAGTGGCTTTCAAAAGCATTCATTCTATGAAGTGaaagaagaaggggaagaagtgTCATTGTGTGGTTAAACTTACATGACGAGAGGGTATGacctgttgaatataaatacactgcctagtcctttccatcagttcgtacttttggttcaattggctagtgcagtaATCTTTCATgatatcagagccaagaggtctcaagttcaagaccctgctcacgcagttttaaaaacaaaaaagaaaaaagattctgCGGTCCATaccgaacccacgctaaggactaaaatagcctagacgggagggggagtgttgaatataaatacattgtctagtcctttccatcagtttggacttttggttcaaatCTTTCATGACCGTGTCGAGTGACCCTTTcttcaagttatgatgttgaaacTAGGATTTTCTCAGAGGCTGGTTGAACTGGTCATGAAGATTTGTCAGCCATGGTAATGCTGATAGCGATGTACACAAGTGAAAATGCTGACCGGCAGCCGTGTGGGTAGATGACCCTAAATACAAGGCCGAAATTCAGCTGGCAAGGGAAACGTGGTCGAGCAGGTTTTGCTGTCAGTAGATGCATGTtagtatgtactccctccggtcggatttaatcgacgcggagggaggtTTGCGCATGCACGTAGTCAGTTATTAGGTGCGTCAATTTTTTCAGACCAGAGGTAGTATCTCGCAAGCAAGTGAGTGGATTGGTACGGTCTACAATGTAGTATGTTGCAACTTGCAAGGTCTCGGTGATAATCTACATGTAGCACGCAGAGAGAGCATTGGCCATGTTAAACAATCCTACCTCAGCATGTGGTTGGTGGTCGTGTTAAACAACCGTGTCTCGCATAATGAAAGGAATGTTAGCAGTTCTCAAAGGCCACTGTCTCCGTATCCTCTCTCTCCAGCACCAAGTTGGTACAAGGAACACTTGGTTACGTAGTTATCCGTGACTCTTTTGAGTGTAATGGACATTCTTAAACCAATCCCACTAAGTAAACAAAAGGTCAATTACTCTGAGAGAATGATGGCACTACCGAGGAGAAATGACTCAGTCCCGTGCACGAAACCACTACGTTTCTTTGCCTATCATTGTATCTGTTATTTCTAAAACTTGATGAAACTTAATTATATTTGCTAGCACGAATCGTAAAGCAAGAAATAATATGAATCCGATGGCGGGGTGTAAATGGATAGGATAATTTCCACGTCGAAACCGGCTCCAAATCCGTTTTAAGGTGTTCATATCCGATTTTAAAGAATCCGGCGGATAAGGATATCCGATTCTGAAGTGGTGCTCCAGATACGGTATAGGATATGGTATAGCAAATAGCATGCGAATATGAATTATTCAAAATTTAATTAGAATAATCCGAAGGTTTAAACCGGATAATCTAATTTTCAGTCAAAAGCCAATGTCAATCTCACAAGGTTAATAGTTATTGAGTTACCGAATTCATTTCGCGAGCATGGTTAGCTCTATATCTATCAATGTTTGAGTTCTTCCATGCATTGTGTCTTTTTTTCTTAACTACACAAGATTAAAAGTTTAAATCCCtgtcaagatttgcaaaaattatATTTATCTACTGGTGAAAGCATATATCCGACTATTTTTGTTTCCAGTCCGAGTTCATCCCGTTTCCTATTTGAATCGATGGTCCCGTATATCCGCATTCGAATTTGAAATCGGTCAATATCAGCTACGATTTGAATCCGAAAAAGTGATAAAAGAATATGATGTGAGCAAAATTCCGATCTGATCCGATCCATTTACACCCTTAACTAACTACTGCATGGGACAATTTCCACTCTCCGCAAGAACCAACCTGGCGGAGCTGGAAAATAATTACCATGATGCACAACTTAGATATCAGGCTTGAATTTGGGACCTGAGATGCACCAATACTTGTAGAACCTGATGCATTGGTTGCCTACACTAGCTAATTGCTAGTAAAAAAGCATTTCGACCctgatgcatgtgcatcagggtAGCACCAAGCAGCTCCGCCCctgcctgtggttggatggttaggagggcagtggcacccccagcccaccagagttcaaatcccagatttgacactttggtgtctcataaaggcggaatattcttcaggggTGAGTGTTTTCgcatatgtatgagcgtctttgattgtactgtgtttcgcaaaaaaaaaaattccactCTCCGCTACCGAGAGGAACCCTCCAATCTCAACCTGCCCAAGTGGTTCGGCCTCTCCTATTTCTCTTCCGATCGTGGATCAGGCCGCTTGGCCCAAATGTCATGGATCGCGGGCCATGCCTTACTTACCAGGCCCATCACAAAAGCTGTTTCGTCAGAACAAAGGGAAAGTGGACGATGAATCATCTTCTCCAACTCCAAGCCTGCAGAGTCCAGAGCTCACACACCCATCCTCGACCAGCCGCGGCGAGCCGGACGGGAAATATGGAACCGGCGGCCGCCTCGAATCCGTCGAGCAAGAGGTTCGATCGCTCCGTCTCTCCCCTTTCCGGTCGCCTTTCGCAGAAAATTTACCGGAACCTCTGTCACACTGCTACGTGTAATTTAGGATCGCTGTGGTTACCGGAGGGAACAAAGGGGTTGGGCTGGAGACGTGCAGGCAGCTCGCGTCCAGGGGGCTCAGGGTCGTGCTCACGGCGAGGAACGAGGCGAGGGGGCTGGAGGCGGTCGAGGGCGTCAGGCGCTCCGGCGGTGCCGGCCAATCCGACGTTGTCTTCCATCAGTTGGATGTCACAGACCCTGCCAGCGTCGGCCGGCTGGCGGATTTCGTCAAGAATCAATTCGGGAAGCTCGATATCCTGGTATATACATACCCCTCCTTTACGCTTTGAATCGAGGGCCTAGCAGTAGCAGATTTGGGCTCGGGCAAGCGGGCATTCATACTGTTCCACTGAGCTCCACAGAGAGAACGGTGCATTTTATTCAGACTCCTAGGCGTAAAGTTCAAATTAATAGAATTATATATAAATATGAATAAATTATACTTGGTGCATTGTTGTATTGAAATGTAAAATTATCATAGGAGCTCCTTTTGAATAACTTTTCCAGGCTTGTACTAGTTAGAGTTGTGATGTTGTTGTTGCATCTCTTGTAAACTTGTTCTGTTGTTAATACTCATAAGCTATGCTGTTTCAGTTATTGACTTCTCGTTGGGGTTGGTATAGAAatgttttttctttattttttaaattcaTCACCACGATCATGTGATTTCTTTTATTTCTAGATAAACAATGCAGGCATTTCAGGCGTTGATCGAGATCCAGCTTTGGTTGCCAAAGTTAAAGAACAGGTAACCAATGTAAAACATTTCTACTCACGAATTTTCAGTTTGTCAGTAGTTAATATATAACTTTGTTTCAGAATTAGGCAAACTCatcaaaataataatattttcaTCTTTCTTTAGCTGTTTGTTGTTATCAAGGAACCGTAGCATGGACATATAAGATCATCATTTCTTGTAACAACTGGATCGTAGTTTAGCATGAGAGAACACATCATGCTGATGCTATGATACTAGATGAACctagaagtttcaaatttggatTGTAGAAATCATTCATCAACCGCAATATTGATATAAACATCATTACTTCTTGTATCTACTGGAGCATAGTTTAGCATTACAAAACACATCGTACTCATGTTGTAATACAGACTGAACATATAAGTTTGGATTGTAGAAATTGTTGATCAAAGTTGACAATCCTGAAATTGTGCTTTGCATCTACCATGTTTCTATAGTCAATTATGCGTTAAATCTTAGATTTTTTTTCGTGTCCATATCACATAAGTAAGCAACGAATATGTTTCTGAAAAACTAGGTAAATAATTAGGGGTTGTACAAGTGGATCGTGCAACCTCACTTACTTCTAGTTTAATTAGTCGTTTACTTTGTATTCACTAATTGAAATTTTTGTCAAGCGAATGAACTAGGATGGGGTTGGCCATCTCTGATAAGTTGTGTAACATTTAACCTGTCCATGCATGGATAGGTTGAAAGCATGGATGTTGATCAGAGAGTTCAATGGATGAAAGAAAATTCAAAAGAGACATACGAGGAAGCAAAGGAATGTATGCGAACAAACTACTATGGGGCAAAGCTTGTCACAGAGGCACTACTTCCTCTTCTTCAGTTATCCTCCTGTGGAAGAATTGTCAATCTCTCATCAGGCTTTGCACTGCTAAGAGTAAGTAATGCTAACCACGCAGCAACTCGACATGATATAGCAGTTTCACGAATTACATTTAACATTACCGAGGCCAAAATATTTCTGCTACAGCGCTTTTTATCTCTTCATTTTGTTGAGTTTCTTAGGAGTATCTGTGTATCGTTGGAATATGCTTTTCCAGTGATATTATTATGTGACTACTAAATAGCTTTTCTGGATAAGGGATATCTTCCTTTTCAGGGAAATAAGGTATCTCTGTTTGCGTACATGATATTTTTTTCCAGTTTAACTTGTTTACTCAGAGGCAGTAAGGGTGTGATTGCATTGCATGTACTATAGGAGAGCATCTTATCACATTTTGTAGTGATATGGTCTTCCTACATCGACTTAGCATTAATTCAAAATAATTATGACACGAGTTCGAATTTTCTGTGATTGTGTGATACTTGAATGTTCCTATTGTTCCAACCCACATCGTTGATCCTCCTCACGTTATTTTCTCCCATCAGaaagcattgcggctcaaattacagAAAACTAGGGCAATGCACTGGTTCTTTTTTGTTTAATATATGTTGCTTTCTTGAGCAGAACTTCAACAGCGAAGAACTGAAGAAGGAATTTGATGACATTGACAACCTTACTGAAAAGAGACTGGATGAGCTGTTGGATTTGTTCCTAGAAGATTTCAAGGCCAACTTAATAGAGGCACATGGGTGGCCAACGGGTGGCTCATCGGCCTACAAAGTTGCCAAAGCTGCCCTCAATGCGTACACAAGGATTCTTGCCAAGAAGTACCCTACGATGCGCATCAACTGCCTGACACCCGGTTATGTCAAGACTGACATGTCAATGCACATGGGAGTATTGACACCTGAGGAGGGTGCTAGCAACCCTGTGAAGGTTGCTCTCTTGCCTGACGATGGTCCTACTGGTGCTTATTTTGACAGGAACGGCGAGGCGTCTTATGTGTGATCTTGCCATACGAATAAAGTTTCTGCCAGTCTTAGTTTCAGAATATGAGACAAAATGAGTTACGCTGTAATAGTTGTCAATAAAATGATGCAGTTTGACGTGTGCCCTCAATTAATCGTCATGCTGATGCTGAAGATGAACTGGTAGAACTTTACTGAGCTCCTCTGCTTTCTGCATGGAATCTTTTGAAATTATTGCAATGGAGTAGGATATGCTCCGGCATGGTGTCACTGGTTATATTGAGATGATATTTATACCATGTTCGCAGGACCGAGCACCCACGCTCTGCtgtgcaccgctgacatttcGACCTGCAACGCAACGCCTTCGTCAAATTGGCATTTGAATTGTTCGATCCCTTCGTCAAATTGGCATTTGAATTGTTCGATCAGTTGTCTATCTGGGTATGGGCACAGTCCAACGAGGCGGCAACACACACAGGTACGTGTGGGTGCTGTCATGATATTGATATCTGTGCCGGACGAGGACGACAGCACCACAAAGACGACCAAGATATGACCGAGTTAGTTATAAATCTCTTGCTCTCTTCCTCCCATAGCCGTATCTGATTGTGACCAACCCATCGATCTCTGTGATCCTGTTGTTGGAGCTCCTGGTTTTTCACATCATGGA includes these proteins:
- the LOC124670080 gene encoding short-chain dehydrogenase/reductase 2b-like; its protein translation is MNHLLQLQACRVQSSHTHPRPAAASRTGNMEPAAASNPSSKRIAVVTGGNKGVGLETCRQLASRGLRVVLTARNEARGLEAVEGVRRSGGAGQSDVVFHQLDVTDPASVGRLADFVKNQFGKLDILINNAGISGVDRDPALVAKVKEQVESMDVDQRVQWMKENSKETYEEAKECMRTNYYGAKLVTEALLPLLQLSSCGRIVNLSSGFALLRNFNSEELKKEFDDIDNLTEKRLDELLDLFLEDFKANLIEAHGWPTGGSSAYKVAKAALNAYTRILAKKYPTMRINCLTPGYVKTDMSMHMGVLTPEEGASNPVKVALLPDDGPTGAYFDRNGEASYV